DNA from Gemmatimonadaceae bacterium:
CGCGCCATGCATTTCCCGCCGACGCTCATCTGGGGCGTCTTCCTCCGACTCCTCGGCCTCGTCTATCTCCTCGCGTTCGCGTCGCTCTCCCTTGACGCCCCCGCGTCGATCGGCGCGCGCGGCGTGTTGCCAATCGCGCCGCTCCTGTCTCGCATCCGCCAGGATTTCCCGAGCTGGCGGCGCTTCGTCTGGTTTCCGACACTCCTCTGGCTCGGCGCCAGCGACCGGCGGCAACGTCTCCTCCTCGGCGCCGGTGTGCTGGCATCGCTCGCCGTGATGGCCGGCATCGAGTCGCGTGCCGCGCTCGTGGCGTGCTGGTTGGTGCTCTTGTCGTTCGACACCGCATACGACATGGCCTTTCCGTGGGAGTGCGCGCTCTTCGAAGCGGGCTTCCTCGCGCTGATGCTGCCCGCGCTCACACCGTTGCCGTCGTTAGAGATTGCACATGCGCCGCTTCCGGTCGTCGCGTGGGCGTGTCGCTTCCTCGTGGCGCGCATTCTCTTCGGCTTCGGCAAAACAAAATTCACTCGCGAGGCCTCGCGCGATCCGGTGTATCTCAAGAGCTACATGCTCGCGCAACCACTCCCGACGCCGGCCGGGTATTTCGCGTTCCACTTGCCGGCGTGGGTGCATCGCGCGGCGCTGGCGTACATGGCGCTGGGCGAGCTCGTGGCGCCCTTCCTCATCTTCGCGGGGCCACTGCCGCGATTGGCCGCCGCGGGGATCATCGCGAGCCTGATGGTGGGCATTCAGCTGACCGGCAATTACGGCTACTTCAACGTTCTCATAATCGTGCTCTGCGTGCCGCTGCTCGACGCGCACGCGTCGCTGTTCGATCGTCCGCTGCTCGATGTGCACCATCCGGCGGCAACGGGCGCGACGATCATCATCGCGTTCCTCGCCGTCGGTTGGGTGCTGTCACTCCTCGTCAACAACTGGGTCACGCGCAACTGGCTGAACTGGCCGGGCTGGCATGCCATTCCGTCGCGAGCGATCCGCTGGGTCGCGGCGTTCTATCGCGCGCTGTCGCCGTTCCGCGTCGTGCACGGCTACGGCATCTTTCCACCACGCATCGGGCCGCCGCTCCGCTGGCTGCCGGTGATCGAAGGCAGCGACGACGGCGAACAATGGGTGGTGCTCCGCACGCCCTACCAGCAGTGCGACGAATTGTCGCGGCCGAGGTTCTTCGCGCCACGCTTTCCGCGCATGGATCACGGCATCTTTTACGAGGGCGGCGGTCTCTCGCACAGCGGCTTCGTCGGACCGTTGATCTCGTCGGGTCATCGCTATCGATTCGATCGCGTGACGACGCTCGAGCGTCTGGCCACGCGACTGCTCGAGCCCAATTCGCCGGTCGCAACACGATTCGCCGAGCCGTCGCAATTGTCGGCGTTCGCCGGCGGCGCGCCTCGGTTCGTTCGCATTCGCGTTCGCAGCTTTACCGCGGCGGCGCCTGAAGATCGCGCGCGGGGACGTTGGTGGCAGTGCGAGGATGCGGGTGTGCTCGTTCCACCGATGAGCCTCGCGTCGCGTTCCGACACCTCGTATCCCACGCCGGAATTTTTCGCGTGGGACGAGATCTATTGGCGGCGCCGCGCGCCGGTGCTCGACGCGGCGCACGCGGGTATAGCGCCGGCGGATGACGGCGTCGACAAGTTCTGGAGCAATTTTTTTCCCGAGGTTCTGCCCGCGAGAGACGACTGGTCGTATCTCGCGACGACCGTGAAGCGGGTGCGCGCACGCTTCACCGCCGCCGAGCGCAACGCGCACGAGCGAACCTTCCGGTTGCTCATCGCCGCACTCGGCGCCCGGCTCGAGCCGCACTTTCTGGGAACGCGCGAACCACGATTGATCGTGCCCACGTGGTTCGACGTGGGGATGCTTGCGTCGGCGATCGTGGCGCACGGTCGCGACTCGTATGAAGAGGCCATGCGCGATCCCGCGTCGGTCGTTGTACGCGCGAACGACATGACGTTCGTGACTTTCGCGACGTTCGAGCAGGGAATGTTATTCGAGGGCATTTTCCGCTATGAGACGCTCGCCTGGCACGTTCGCGCCGCTCGCCGCAACAGGCGTGCATGGGGCGATGAGCCGTTGGCCGCGCCGACGGGCGGCGTACCTGGCAGCGTGTTGATGCTCACGCCTCTGGTCGAGCGGTTTCCGCTCGACGAGCCCGAGGCTGCGTACGCGCCGGTGAGGTTCGAGCAACGAGCGGATGGGGTGTGGGCGGAATACGCGGGGGAGATGAGTTTAGCGGCTTCGATAGTTTAGTTTTTCGCGCCAGACCCTTGGCGGCGGCCGGGTGAACGGCTTCTGTGGAAGCGTCGGCGATCGTCGACTGGTGCCGCGCTCTTCACTGAGAAGCGCTTTCACCCGGGCAACGTGTACGTCGGCTCCGTCGGCTCGCCGACGCTCGCGTCTCGCTCCCATCCTTCATTCTGTAGCACCGCCACCTCGATCACGACGGCATTGCCGACACCGTCGAGCTCCGGCATGCTCCTGAACTCCGACGGCCAGCACCGATGAACGATGTATCCGACAACGGGTTGACCAGCCTCGTTGTAAACCGTGATGCCGATTTCCTTCACGAAGCTGCCGGCCGGCGAGTCGCGCGTCGAATTGGAGTTCGAGTAATCCCACACCTTATTCAGCCACTGAATAAATGCCACGTCGTATGAAACGCCCCGTTCGAGCGTGACGGACGGTGCCGGCGCGTTTTTCTCGTCCGAAGAATTCGTCAGCCCGCTGACCCTGCTCACGCCGGCGACGGCACGGCCCTCGACGAACACGATGAACCGATAGTTCCGATAGGGAGCGAGGCGATCTGGAGTCATGCGCCGTATCGTAATGGGTCCGAGACGAGGCGCGTCAAACTCCCGTGAAGCCGGTTACTCGTCCCGGTTAGGCCGCCATGAGATGACGAGCCGCGCGCGCCGTGACTCCGAACGCGCCGCGTTGGACCTTGGTCCAAGGCTCTTGTCCAGCATCGGTTCCGGAACCTATTGTTTCCTCCCCGTCCAAGCGCCGCGAGCGCCGAGACGCGCGCCACACCGCTGCCGGTGCGCACTTCTCACTTCGACCGAGCGGTTGTTCCAGTACTAGTATTCAAGATGTCAAATGCATGTCCGACATCGCTGGAACAGCGCGGAGACGTTCCATGACATCCCCTTATCCAGTCTCGTCCCGCCCGTGGCGGCTCGGCATCGTCGATGACGACGACGCGGTCCTGCGCTCACTCTCGCGCATGCTCGTCGCCTGCGGATACGACGTCTCGACGTTCGAGTCCGCCGACGAGTTTCTCGCCGCGGTGAAGACCGACGTCCCCGACGCACTCCTCCTCGATCTCTGCATGCCGGGCACCGACGGGCTCTCGCTGATCGACCAACTGCACGATCGCGGCTACATGCTGCCGATGG
Protein-coding regions in this window:
- a CDS encoding lipase maturation factor family protein, producing MHFPPTLIWGVFLRLLGLVYLLAFASLSLDAPASIGARGVLPIAPLLSRIRQDFPSWRRFVWFPTLLWLGASDRRQRLLLGAGVLASLAVMAGIESRAALVACWLVLLSFDTAYDMAFPWECALFEAGFLALMLPALTPLPSLEIAHAPLPVVAWACRFLVARILFGFGKTKFTREASRDPVYLKSYMLAQPLPTPAGYFAFHLPAWVHRAALAYMALGELVAPFLIFAGPLPRLAAAGIIASLMVGIQLTGNYGYFNVLIIVLCVPLLDAHASLFDRPLLDVHHPAATGATIIIAFLAVGWVLSLLVNNWVTRNWLNWPGWHAIPSRAIRWVAAFYRALSPFRVVHGYGIFPPRIGPPLRWLPVIEGSDDGEQWVVLRTPYQQCDELSRPRFFAPRFPRMDHGIFYEGGGLSHSGFVGPLISSGHRYRFDRVTTLERLATRLLEPNSPVATRFAEPSQLSAFAGGAPRFVRIRVRSFTAAAPEDRARGRWWQCEDAGVLVPPMSLASRSDTSYPTPEFFAWDEIYWRRRAPVLDAAHAGIAPADDGVDKFWSNFFPEVLPARDDWSYLATTVKRVRARFTAAERNAHERTFRLLIAALGARLEPHFLGTREPRLIVPTWFDVGMLASAIVAHGRDSYEEAMRDPASVVVRANDMTFVTFATFEQGMLFEGIFRYETLAWHVRAARRNRRAWGDEPLAAPTGGVPGSVLMLTPLVERFPLDEPEAAYAPVRFEQRADGVWAEYAGEMSLAASIV
- a CDS encoding phage tail protein, yielding MTPDRLAPYRNYRFIVFVEGRAVAGVSRVSGLTNSSDEKNAPAPSVTLERGVSYDVAFIQWLNKVWDYSNSNSTRDSPAGSFVKEIGITVYNEAGQPVVGYIVHRCWPSEFRSMPELDGVGNAVVIEVAVLQNEGWERDASVGEPTEPTYTLPG